In one window of Candidatus Sulfuricurvum sp. RIFRC-1 DNA:
- a CDS encoding filamentous hemagglutinin N-terminal domain-containing protein, whose amino-acid sequence MRPSNNYRNAFRILKGGKISLVVSALVAGSTMTFASPSGGVVQTGTATISQSGSITNIDQSTQRASINWQSFSISSSETVNFNQPNSSAITLNRVVGNENSVINGALNANGQVWILNSNGILFGNGASINTAGLVASTMNMSDQNFMNGNFTFESTGSTASVINMGTIHVTDGAYVALLGKEVVNQGLIQATMGTVALTAGDKISLNFNGDSLVGIAIDQGTLNALVENKGAIIADGGSIFLTTKAANELINGVVNNTGLLQAQTLDDVTGHIEVYAHGGTANIGGEIKAGGGFVETSADVLSVAEGTTIHAGEWLIDPLNVTIDAAMAATLEGQLASGDATVTTSVTGTDAGDINVNSAISWNANTLNLIADHDINVNAAMSATGTARLAMSGNVKVGLSDTGFTGKVDMATGTSLSINANEYTIINTLADLQGIGNYNSGKYVLGSNIDASATSTWNGGAGFQSLYQFNGKFDGLGHTITGLTINNGGGYYVGLFGTTYSADIRNIGMIDESVTGYYAVGGLVGYGNSNTLTNSYVTGAINGAGVVGGLVGYGNSNTITNSYTAGTVTGTNTVGGLVGNSDNSTISDSFIKESVIIGSNNVGALIGNGYNNTVTNSFYNIDGTTVNGVHTLGAYGIYDAQFNDWMAGSRLSLSAATYLGAADANGYYSIDSLSDLNNMLAFAYTAGLKFKLMNNLTLAAGWYLPELHGIFDGNGKTISGLNLQLSSDNVGFVGSLVNGEIDNLTIADAAVSGNYNVGGLVGYSIGGTIKGSSVSGTVSGMGSVGGLVGYSDEGSVISNSSASATVTGTDWDVGGLIGYSYNNTITGSHASGTVTGVGEVGGLIGYSDGTTISDSYATGAVNGERYLGGLVGYAYGYIDQNYALEVSVDGLTPQQVTDALAAYQARSDVQALLAQGYSLHTYSNGSYYEAYVYKNVKFGEISNSYATGDVTGTRYDIGGLVGYSDGATISGSYATGAVSGDSYVGGLIGEAYGYSDQLSALEVTVDGLTPQQIAEGLMAYQARSDVQALLSQGYSLYTQEGNTYYSANVYKNTQVGTVSNSYETDAVNGSSDVGGLVGYSYGSDISGNYASGAVTGTNNVGGLVGTMSGYSDNTNTLYVYNGGLTSQQATDAVAAYQARSDVQDFLAQGYTLYTYNGGSWYQAYVTQHTLVGSLSDSYATGPVNGVSGDAIGGIVGAIDGAIITNTYAAGTITATDATNVGGVIGTIDNSTITDSFYDKTLNPTLIEDAMNVGKTTAELQTQSTFSNWDLNTVWGLDGAKNNGYPYLQWQSPATETTNQDLESVITSIINENEINTESPKTIIAMGTPITETFEGRDSLIQLTEGGVNLPEGIAQEYFAMNESNGQNNDMHTDTVFNKKSKKGAK is encoded by the coding sequence ATGAGACCATCCAATAACTATCGCAATGCATTTCGCATTCTAAAAGGGGGGAAAATTTCCCTCGTTGTTTCTGCACTGGTAGCCGGAAGCACCATGACGTTCGCTTCACCCAGCGGCGGAGTAGTGCAGACAGGTACGGCAACCATCAGCCAAAGCGGTTCGATAACCAACATCGACCAAAGCACCCAGCGGGCGTCCATCAACTGGCAAAGCTTCAGTATCAGTTCTAGCGAAACGGTCAATTTCAATCAACCCAACAGCTCAGCCATTACCCTCAACCGTGTTGTCGGAAATGAAAACTCGGTAATTAACGGTGCATTGAATGCAAACGGGCAAGTATGGATTCTAAACTCCAATGGTATCCTCTTCGGTAACGGTGCTTCGATCAACACAGCTGGCCTTGTTGCCAGCACGATGAACATGAGCGATCAAAATTTCATGAACGGCAATTTCACTTTTGAATCTACCGGAAGTACCGCAAGCGTTATCAACATGGGAACCATCCATGTTACCGATGGTGCCTATGTCGCTTTGCTCGGTAAAGAGGTAGTCAATCAAGGACTTATTCAAGCGACTATGGGGACAGTAGCCCTTACAGCGGGAGATAAAATCAGCCTCAACTTCAACGGCGATTCACTGGTAGGTATCGCGATCGATCAAGGGACACTCAATGCCCTTGTGGAAAATAAAGGGGCGATCATCGCCGATGGCGGTAGTATCTTCCTCACCACCAAAGCGGCCAATGAGCTGATCAACGGTGTGGTCAACAACACCGGACTCCTTCAGGCGCAAACCCTCGATGACGTGACCGGACATATCGAAGTGTATGCCCACGGCGGAACGGCGAATATCGGCGGAGAGATCAAAGCGGGGGGCGGTTTCGTAGAGACATCAGCTGATGTGTTGAGCGTAGCCGAGGGGACAACGATCCACGCCGGAGAATGGCTAATCGATCCGCTGAACGTCACGATCGACGCCGCAATGGCAGCGACACTGGAAGGGCAATTGGCCTCCGGCGATGCCACCGTCACCACCAGCGTTACCGGAACAGATGCAGGTGATATCAATGTTAATTCGGCGATCAGCTGGAATGCAAATACCCTAAACCTCATTGCGGATCATGATATCAATGTCAACGCCGCTATGAGTGCCACCGGAACGGCGAGACTTGCGATGAGTGGAAATGTGAAAGTGGGCTTGAGCGACACCGGATTCACCGGAAAAGTGGATATGGCAACCGGCACGTCATTGAGTATCAACGCTAACGAATACACCATTATCAATACCCTTGCAGACCTTCAGGGGATCGGGAACTATAACAGTGGAAAGTATGTATTGGGGAGCAATATCGATGCCTCCGCAACAAGCACGTGGAACGGCGGTGCCGGTTTTCAATCGCTCTACCAATTCAACGGCAAGTTTGACGGTCTCGGGCACACGATCACCGGCTTGACGATCAATAATGGCGGCGGTTATTATGTCGGTCTGTTCGGAACTACCTATAGCGCCGATATCCGCAATATCGGAATGATCGATGAAAGCGTTACGGGTTATTATGCGGTCGGGGGACTGGTCGGATACGGCAACTCTAACACCCTCACCAACAGCTATGTCACCGGAGCGATAAACGGAGCAGGCGTCGTTGGCGGACTGGTCGGATACGGCAACTCTAACACCATCACCAACAGCTATACCGCCGGAACAGTAACCGGTACCAACACTGTCGGCGGATTGGTTGGGAATAGTGATAATAGCACGATCTCCGACAGCTTTATCAAAGAGAGTGTGATTATCGGGAGCAATAATGTCGGTGCGTTAATCGGAAATGGCTATAACAATACGGTCACCAACAGTTTTTACAATATCGACGGAACAACCGTCAACGGTGTCCATACTCTGGGTGCTTACGGTATTTACGACGCTCAGTTTAATGACTGGATGGCAGGCTCACGACTCTCTCTTTCGGCAGCGACCTATCTGGGTGCGGCGGATGCCAACGGCTACTATTCGATCGACTCATTGAGCGATCTGAACAACATGCTGGCATTTGCCTATACTGCTGGGCTGAAATTCAAACTCATGAACAATCTCACCCTTGCCGCAGGGTGGTATCTCCCTGAACTGCACGGGATATTCGACGGTAACGGCAAGACGATTTCGGGGCTTAATCTCCAGCTCTCTAGTGATAATGTCGGTTTTGTCGGCAGCCTTGTAAACGGCGAAATCGACAATCTTACGATTGCCGACGCGGCAGTCTCAGGGAATTACAATGTCGGCGGATTGGTCGGATACAGCATCGGCGGTACCATCAAAGGGAGTAGCGTCAGCGGAACCGTCAGCGGTATGGGCAGTGTCGGCGGATTGGTCGGATACAGCGATGAGGGGAGCGTTATCAGCAACAGCAGCGCGAGCGCTACCGTAACCGGCACCGACTGGGATGTCGGCGGATTGATCGGGTACAGCTATAATAACACGATAACCGGAAGCCACGCTAGCGGAACGGTCACCGGAGTTGGCGAAGTTGGCGGATTGATCGGATACAGCGATGGCACCACCATCAGCGACAGCTACGCTACCGGAGCGGTAAACGGTGAACGTTATCTCGGCGGATTGGTCGGATACGCGTACGGCTATATCGATCAAAACTATGCCTTGGAAGTCAGTGTGGATGGTTTGACACCGCAGCAGGTTACGGATGCTCTTGCGGCGTATCAAGCGCGAAGCGATGTCCAAGCCCTCCTCGCTCAGGGGTATTCACTCCATACGTACAGTAACGGATCATACTATGAGGCCTATGTGTACAAAAATGTTAAGTTTGGGGAAATCTCCAACTCCTATGCGACCGGAGACGTCACCGGCACCCGTTATGATATCGGCGGTTTGGTCGGATACAGCGATGGCGCCACCATCAGCGGCAGCTACGCTACCGGAGCGGTAAGCGGTGATAGCTATGTCGGCGGATTAATCGGAGAAGCGTACGGCTATAGTGATCAACTTTCAGCCTTGGAAGTTACTGTGGATGGTTTGACACCGCAGCAGATTGCGGAGGGCCTTATGGCGTATCAAGCGCGAAGCGATGTCCAAGCCCTCCTCTCTCAGGGGTATTCACTCTACACGCAAGAGGGTAATACCTACTATAGCGCCAATGTGTACAAAAATACTCAGGTAGGGACTGTCTCCAACTCCTACGAGACAGATGCTGTTAATGGATCAAGCGATGTCGGCGGATTGGTCGGATATAGTTATGGCTCAGACATCAGCGGCAACTATGCCAGCGGAGCCGTCACCGGTACCAATAATGTCGGCGGATTAGTCGGAACGATGAGTGGTTATAGCGATAATACTAATACGTTGTATGTCTATAATGGTGGTTTGACGTCACAGCAGGCTACAGACGCAGTTGCGGCGTATCAAGCACGCAGCGATGTTCAGGATTTCCTCGCTCAGGGGTATACCCTCTATACTTATAACGGAGGATCATGGTATCAGGCGTACGTAACTCAGCATACTCTCGTGGGGAGTCTCTCCGATTCGTATGCGACCGGGCCCGTTAACGGAGTATCCGGCGATGCGATCGGGGGAATTGTCGGTGCGATAGACGGTGCCATAATCACCAATACTTACGCAGCGGGGACGATCACGGCAACCGATGCGACGAATGTCGGCGGAGTGATCGGAACGATAGACAATTCTACGATTACCGACAGTTTCTATGATAAAACCCTCAATCCAACATTAATAGAAGACGCAATGAATGTCGGTAAAACTACAGCTGAACTGCAAACGCAAAGTACATTTAGCAATTGGGATTTAAATACGGTCTGGGGACTGGACGGAGCCAAAAACAACGGATATCCTTATCTTCAATGGCAGTCTCCTGCGACAGAAACGACAAATCAAGATCTCGAAAGCGTGATTACGTCAATCATCAATGAAAATGAAATTAACACTGAATCTCCAAAAACAATTATAGCAATGGGGACCCCGATCACCGAAACATTTGAGGGGAGAGATTCTCTTATTCAACTGACTGAGGGAGGAGTCAATCTCCCTGAAGGTATTGCGCAGGAGTATTTTGCAATGAATGAATCTAATGGGCAAAACAATGATATGCATACCGATACGGTATTCAACAAAAAGTCAAAAAAAGGGGCTAAATAA
- a CDS encoding ShlB/FhaC/HecB family hemolysin secretion/activation protein has translation MHKLITLSLATTSILLAAAPIVPNISDVVRETTLPKGIEPKSEPLIEIGGTEKYTPAMKDDKSGKTVRVKAFKITGAVHMDVNKLQSLIASYTGKELTFVQLQEVASIITKAYRDEGYFVARAYIPVQNMQEGMIEIAIIEGNYGEVKLDNTSLVKDSVVQEMLDNVKDDKIVNTDTVERALLIINETPGVKVTQANVMPGSKVGTSDFVIKTEPTARYDGYILGDNYGSRYTDYNRLMAGLNLNSLANIGDRLSMSGLVSNGSDLKYGKLAYSAPLMPNGLRGELSYSATDYNLKEEYTYLDAEGKARIMEASLSYPIIRTRAETLKLTSNIAQKDLSDYQSGSLVNDKDITVFTIGLAHTKKQTLLGMSTQTSTGATLTSGNLKFMDETSKATDAAGANTQGRYTKIEGYVGNTLAFDQELSLDSTLKFQKALGNKNLDGSEDFSLGGTSGIKSYPTSELNAENGIMVNMELFKMLPAFNNVTHKAGLFYDIGKASMSDSSKDTTFQSHTLQDIGIGYYASYEGFFAKVELAHIIGGGTVTSEPSYTNKLLVQLGWSF, from the coding sequence ATGCATAAACTGATCACTCTATCACTGGCAACTACTTCTATATTACTTGCAGCAGCGCCTATTGTTCCGAATATCAGCGACGTAGTACGCGAAACAACTCTGCCAAAAGGGATTGAACCCAAAAGCGAACCGCTCATCGAAATCGGAGGAACCGAGAAATATACTCCGGCCATGAAAGATGACAAAAGCGGTAAAACCGTACGGGTAAAAGCTTTTAAAATTACCGGTGCTGTCCATATGGATGTGAATAAACTCCAATCACTGATTGCCTCCTATACAGGAAAAGAACTTACTTTCGTACAGCTTCAAGAAGTAGCATCGATTATTACTAAAGCATACCGTGATGAAGGATATTTTGTCGCCAGAGCCTATATCCCGGTCCAAAATATGCAAGAAGGGATGATCGAAATCGCAATTATTGAGGGAAACTACGGTGAGGTTAAACTCGACAACACCTCTCTCGTCAAAGATTCAGTTGTTCAAGAAATGCTCGATAATGTTAAAGATGATAAAATCGTCAACACTGACACAGTAGAGCGTGCGTTGCTCATCATCAACGAGACTCCGGGTGTCAAAGTAACCCAAGCGAATGTCATGCCCGGTTCAAAAGTCGGGACCAGTGATTTCGTCATAAAAACTGAACCAACTGCTCGCTATGACGGATATATCCTCGGAGATAATTATGGAAGCCGCTATACCGACTATAACCGCCTGATGGCAGGGCTTAACCTAAACTCTCTCGCCAACATCGGAGATCGGCTCAGTATGAGTGGATTAGTCAGTAACGGTTCAGACTTAAAATACGGTAAACTTGCCTACAGTGCGCCTCTAATGCCAAACGGTCTTCGCGGAGAGCTCAGCTATTCTGCAACCGACTATAACCTCAAAGAAGAGTATACCTATCTGGATGCTGAGGGTAAAGCACGGATTATGGAAGCCTCACTTTCTTATCCGATCATCCGAACACGTGCCGAAACACTGAAACTCACTAGCAATATTGCACAAAAAGATCTGAGCGACTATCAAAGCGGAAGCCTTGTCAACGATAAAGACATTACCGTTTTTACAATCGGACTGGCGCATACGAAAAAACAAACTCTTTTGGGGATGAGCACGCAAACCAGTACAGGGGCAACGCTGACATCGGGTAATTTGAAATTTATGGACGAAACGTCAAAAGCCACAGACGCTGCAGGAGCAAACACACAGGGTCGATATACCAAGATTGAAGGCTATGTAGGAAATACGTTGGCATTCGATCAAGAATTGTCACTCGATTCAACCCTAAAATTCCAAAAAGCGCTAGGAAATAAAAATCTCGATGGAAGCGAAGATTTTAGTCTCGGGGGAACAAGCGGGATCAAAAGTTATCCTACTTCCGAACTCAATGCTGAAAATGGAATTATGGTCAATATGGAACTCTTTAAAATGCTCCCCGCTTTTAACAACGTCACTCATAAAGCGGGGCTCTTCTACGATATTGGAAAAGCATCGATGAGTGATAGTAGTAAAGATACTACGTTTCAAAGCCATACCCTTCAAGATATCGGTATAGGCTATTATGCCTCGTATGAAGGGTTTTTTGCTAAAGTAGAGCTTGCCCACATCATCGGCGGCGGAACGGTCACCAGTGAACCTAGCTACACTAATAAACTTCTCGTTCAGCTAGGCTGGAGCTTTTAG
- the acs gene encoding acetate--CoA ligase produces the protein MSDIVKPTFQPNREFAKNARIKNMCEYHDLQTWAQEDYEGFWGHFASEKIDWFSPYTQVLDESNAPFYQWFVNGKLNVAHQCIDRHLSSRKNKAAIIFEGDRGDKQIITYLELYYNVNKFANLLKNEFHVKKGDRVVIYMPMIPEAAYAMLACARIGAIHSIVFGGFSSEALKDRIEDAEAKVVITADGAFRKDKPYMLKPVVDQAIDEKSPVQKVLVVERNNEDITWVAGRDYSYNELIKNQSSICEAEMMDAEDPLFLLYTSGSTGKPKGVQHNSAGYILWAQMTMEWVFDVKENDTYWCTADVGWITGHTYIVYGPLAMGATTVMFEGVPTYPDAGRPWKMVEEYKINQFYTAPTAIRVLHKMGEDEPAKYDLSSLKVLGTVGEPIDPPAWKWYYEAVGGGKCAIVDTYWQTETGGHIVSPLPGATPIKPACATFPLPGIIAEILDPQTGIKVAAGEPGYMCVTRPWPSMIRGIWGDPERFVKSYFGDVKKEGQPVYFTGDGAIYDEDGYITITGRTDDVINVSGHRMGTAEVEAACKKHPNVAEVAVVGKPHDIKGEGIFAYIVLKSDDTVGEEMEMVKEINKVIMKEIGNIAICDDIVFVPGLPKTRSGKIMRRILRSIAKGEAITQDISTLEDPSIVATIEAKVKG, from the coding sequence ATGAGTGATATCGTAAAACCAACTTTTCAGCCGAACCGCGAGTTCGCTAAAAATGCCCGAATTAAAAATATGTGTGAATACCATGATTTGCAAACATGGGCACAAGAGGATTATGAGGGGTTCTGGGGACATTTTGCGTCTGAGAAAATCGATTGGTTTTCACCGTATACCCAAGTTCTCGATGAGAGCAATGCACCGTTTTACCAATGGTTCGTGAACGGAAAACTTAATGTTGCTCACCAATGTATCGACCGTCATCTCAGCTCACGCAAAAATAAAGCGGCGATCATTTTCGAAGGTGACCGTGGTGACAAACAAATTATTACCTATCTTGAGCTTTATTACAACGTCAATAAATTTGCAAACCTTCTTAAAAATGAGTTTCATGTCAAAAAAGGTGACCGTGTTGTTATCTATATGCCGATGATCCCTGAAGCGGCGTATGCGATGCTCGCGTGTGCCCGTATCGGTGCGATTCATTCGATCGTATTTGGCGGATTCTCGTCTGAAGCGTTAAAAGACCGTATCGAAGATGCCGAGGCAAAAGTGGTTATCACCGCCGATGGAGCATTCCGTAAAGACAAACCGTACATGCTCAAACCGGTTGTGGATCAAGCAATCGATGAAAAATCTCCGGTACAAAAAGTACTCGTTGTTGAGAGAAATAATGAAGATATTACGTGGGTAGCAGGACGCGATTACTCGTACAACGAACTCATCAAAAATCAATCAAGCATCTGTGAAGCGGAAATGATGGATGCCGAAGATCCGTTGTTCCTCCTCTACACCTCAGGCTCTACCGGAAAACCAAAAGGGGTTCAACACAACAGTGCGGGATATATCCTTTGGGCGCAAATGACGATGGAATGGGTATTCGATGTCAAAGAGAACGATACCTACTGGTGTACGGCAGATGTCGGCTGGATTACTGGACACACCTACATCGTGTACGGACCATTGGCGATGGGTGCGACAACGGTGATGTTCGAGGGTGTACCGACCTATCCGGATGCGGGACGTCCGTGGAAAATGGTCGAAGAGTATAAAATCAACCAATTCTACACCGCTCCGACCGCAATCCGCGTGTTGCACAAAATGGGTGAAGATGAGCCGGCAAAATACGATCTCAGCTCTCTTAAAGTCCTCGGAACCGTCGGTGAGCCGATCGATCCTCCGGCATGGAAATGGTACTATGAGGCAGTAGGAGGCGGCAAATGTGCGATCGTTGATACCTACTGGCAAACGGAAACAGGGGGACATATCGTCTCTCCATTGCCGGGTGCGACTCCGATCAAACCTGCATGTGCAACGTTCCCGCTTCCGGGTATTATCGCTGAGATCCTTGATCCTCAAACGGGTATCAAAGTCGCAGCGGGCGAGCCGGGGTATATGTGTGTAACCCGTCCTTGGCCGTCAATGATTCGCGGCATCTGGGGTGATCCTGAGCGTTTCGTGAAATCGTATTTCGGGGATGTTAAAAAAGAGGGACAACCGGTATACTTCACGGGTGACGGTGCAATCTATGACGAAGACGGATACATCACCATCACAGGACGTACGGACGATGTTATCAACGTTTCCGGTCACCGTATGGGAACCGCTGAAGTAGAAGCGGCATGTAAAAAACATCCGAACGTCGCGGAAGTCGCCGTTGTCGGTAAACCGCACGATATCAAAGGTGAGGGTATCTTTGCCTACATCGTCCTCAAAAGTGATGACACCGTCGGTGAAGAGATGGAGATGGTCAAAGAGATCAACAAAGTGATCATGAAAGAGATCGGTAACATTGCAATTTGTGATGATATCGTTTTCGTACCGGGCTTGCCGAAAACACGTTCGGGTAAAATTATGCGCCGCATCCTTCGCTCTATCGCGAAAGGCGAAGCAATCACGCAAGATATCTCAACGCTTGAAGATCCAAGTATTGTTGCGACGATCGAAGCGAAAGTTAAAGGGTAA